The stretch of DNA TCAAAGACCCCGACCCCGACGTTCCCCTCGTTGTATGCCTCGACCGATGGAATCTCCGACACCATGGAGATGCGTCCGGGGGGGAATTCGGTCGGGACAATGAAAGGCGGCAGGCGCAGGGTACGGCGATGCGCGTTCGAATGGCTTGGGTGACGGGCTGTCTGGGTCTTGCGATGGCAGGCGTGGTTCCGGCGGCGGATGAGTACCGGCTGGGTCTGGAATCGACGGAACGGGCGGCTGGGGTGCCGAAGGGGCGGGTGGAGTCGTTCGAGTTCGAGGCGTCGCGGGTGTTTCCGGGAACGCATCGGCACGGCTGGATCTACATCCCGGCGCAATACCAGGGTCGGGAGCCGGCAGCGGTCATGGTGTTTCAGGATGGGCACGCGTATGTGGGCGAGACGGGACTGATGCGGGTACCGATCGTGTTGGACAACCTGATTGCGAAGGGGGCGATGCCGGTGACGATCGGGGTGTTCGTCAATCCGGGGCACCGGGGCGGGGGCGGGCCGGACGGATCGGGCTGGGGCAACCGGAACAACCGGAGTGTGGAGTACGATTCCCTGGGGGACGCCTATGCGCGGTTTCTGATCGAGGAGTTGCTGCCCTTTGTGGAGCGAACCTTCGAGGTGCGGTTGTCGGACGATCCGGCACGGAACGCGGTGGCGGGGATGAGCAGCGGCGGGATCTGCGCCTGGACGGTGGCGTGGGAACGGCCGGACCGGTTCGGGAAGGTGCTGAGCCACATTGGGAGCTTTGTGAACATCCGGGGCGGGCATGTCTATCCGGCGTTGATCCGCAAGACCGGGAGGAAGCCGATCCGGGTGTTTCTGCAGGATGGAAGCAACGATCTGAACAACGCGCACGGGAACTGGCCGCTGGCGAACCTGGAGATGGCGAGTGCGCTGGCGTTTGCGGGGTACGATCACCGGTTCGTGTACGGGGACGGAGCGCACAACGGGCGGCACGGGGGCGCGATCCTGCCCGAGTCGTTGCGCTGGCTGTGGCGCGAGGAACCCGGGGCGGGGGTGGGTCTGGAGGCGGTGCTGCCGGATGGGGGCATCCGGGAGGGGTGGGAATTGGTGGGCGAAGGGTATGCGTTCACCGACG from Verrucomicrobiia bacterium encodes:
- a CDS encoding SMP-30/gluconolactonase/LRE family protein, yielding MRVRMAWVTGCLGLAMAGVVPAADEYRLGLESTERAAGVPKGRVESFEFEASRVFPGTHRHGWIYIPAQYQGREPAAVMVFQDGHAYVGETGLMRVPIVLDNLIAKGAMPVTIGVFVNPGHRGGGGPDGSGWGNRNNRSVEYDSLGDAYARFLIEELLPFVERTFEVRLSDDPARNAVAGMSSGGICAWTVAWERPDRFGKVLSHIGSFVNIRGGHVYPALIRKTGRKPIRVFLQDGSNDLNNAHGNWPLANLEMASALAFAGYDHRFVYGDGAHNGRHGGAILPESLRWLWREEPGAGVGLEAVLPDGGIREGWELVGEGYAFTDAAASDADGNFHFSDLPRGDVYRVPAAGGTPRLWLENGPKISGMKFGADGWLYACVQATGTNETRRIVAIEPGSKRVETMATGVQPNDLVVTRSGHVFFTDTAAGQIQRVPTSAREMSRPPTVAGGIARPNGIALSSDESELWVSEHGGRHVWRFALNPDGSLGGGERRAVLAVPNGGADSGGDGAATDGEGRVWVTSHLGIQVFDGEGRSLGVVSRPQDKGSVSVAFGGTGHRMLYVCSSDRVYRRMTRTLGR